A single Methanocaldococcus bathoardescens DNA region contains:
- a CDS encoding class I SAM-dependent methyltransferase → MGIKEYYDKLAKSYDKLYKNKYMRVVEKEIIKKEIKDDDFVLDIGCGTGEQLKILNKAVGLDISIEMAKIANKKTNKLIVVANAEFIPFKNKSFDKAISFFGALNHCNINRALREVNRVLKDNGVFIFTVANIYDIKWIIKNILKGNFKKVRKALKKRKGTITKVIEGEKIKVKTRFYDFKEVEEALRKEGFEVVYTFGANITNSPLDKFIYKSFLKNFASYIGFVAKKVKNK, encoded by the coding sequence ATGGGAATTAAAGAGTATTATGACAAATTAGCTAAGAGTTATGATAAATTGTATAAAAACAAGTATATGAGAGTTGTGGAAAAAGAAATTATAAAAAAAGAGATTAAAGATGATGACTTTGTCTTAGATATTGGTTGTGGAACTGGAGAGCAGTTAAAAATTTTAAATAAGGCAGTTGGTTTAGATATATCTATAGAGATGGCTAAAATAGCAAATAAAAAAACAAATAAGCTAATTGTTGTAGCTAATGCTGAATTCATTCCATTCAAAAACAAAAGTTTTGATAAAGCAATATCATTTTTTGGGGCTTTAAATCATTGTAATATAAATAGAGCTTTAAGAGAAGTTAATAGAGTTTTAAAGGATAATGGGGTTTTTATATTTACTGTAGCAAACATCTATGATATAAAATGGATTATCAAGAATATTTTAAAAGGAAACTTTAAAAAGGTAAGGAAAGCTCTAAAGAAAAGAAAAGGAACAATAACAAAAGTAATTGAAGGGGAAAAAATAAAAGTAAAAACAAGATTCTATGATTTTAAGGAAGTAGAAGAAGCTTTAAGAAAAGAAGGTTTTGAAGTTGTTTATACTTTTGGGGCAAATATTACAAACTCTCCATTGGATAAGTTTATTTATAAAAGCTTTTTAAAGAATTTTGCTTCATACATCGGATTTGTTGCAAAAAAGGTAAAAAATAAATAA
- a CDS encoding geranylgeranylglyceryl/heptaprenylglyceryl phosphate synthase, giving the protein MEIKIGKVEKKLNEIIEEEGAVYLTLLDPEEENIEEIAENVKDYADAIMVGGSIGIVNLDEAVKKIKKITKLPIILFPGNVDGLSKYADAVFYMSLMNSANTYWAITAPTLGAITILKYNLEPIPMAYLCIEPAKKTAVGYVGEIREIPQNKPKIAAMYCLSAKFFGMRWAYLEAGSGAEYPVNNETISLSKKLSGINIIVGGGIRKPEIAYEKVLAGADAIVTGNLLEENPNAVEMMYDAIKKAGREKLKK; this is encoded by the coding sequence ATGGAGATAAAAATAGGTAAAGTTGAGAAAAAATTGAATGAAATTATTGAGGAAGAGGGGGCTGTTTATCTAACTCTGTTAGACCCAGAAGAAGAAAATATTGAAGAAATAGCTGAAAATGTTAAAGATTATGCTGATGCAATAATGGTTGGAGGGAGTATTGGGATAGTTAATTTAGATGAAGCAGTTAAAAAAATAAAAAAGATTACTAAGCTCCCAATAATTTTATTCCCAGGAAATGTTGATGGGCTTTCAAAATACGCTGACGCTGTATTTTATATGAGCTTAATGAACTCAGCTAACACTTATTGGGCAATAACAGCCCCAACTTTAGGGGCGATAACAATTTTAAAGTATAATTTAGAGCCAATTCCAATGGCTTATCTCTGTATAGAGCCCGCTAAAAAAACAGCTGTTGGTTATGTTGGGGAAATAAGGGAAATTCCTCAAAACAAGCCAAAGATAGCTGCAATGTATTGTTTATCAGCAAAATTCTTTGGAATGAGATGGGCTTACTTAGAAGCTGGAAGTGGAGCTGAATACCCAGTAAATAATGAGACTATAAGTTTATCAAAAAAGCTTTCTGGAATTAATATAATTGTTGGTGGAGGAATTAGAAAACCAGAAATTGCATACGAGAAGGTTTTAGCTGGAGCTGATGCAATAGTTACTGGCAATTTGTTGGAAGAGAATCCAAATGCTGTTGAGATGATGTATGATGCAATTAAAAAAGCAGGAAGGGAAAAATTGAAAAAATAA
- a CDS encoding 3-dehydroquinate synthase II has translation MKFGWVNVIGDNWEDKKEIVKMALESSIPVVVAEPEDIEKIKELGNINVASHSLDADIVLVNKDDNIEFLKEAKNLGKETAVYIPIESKEDEEFASEVARFGFVDNIILEGRDWTIIPLENLIADLFNRDVKIIASVDSVGEAKVAYEILEKGTDGVLLNPKNLEDIKELSKLIEEMNKEKVALDVATITRVEPIGSGDRVCIDTCSLMEIGEGMLIGSYSRGLFLVHSETVENPYVATRPFRVNAGPVHAYILCPGNKTKYLSELKAGDKVLIVDKDGNAREAIVGRVKIERRPLILIEAEYKGDIIRTILQNAETIRLVNEKGEPVSVVDLKPGDKVLIKPEEYARHFGMAIKETIIEK, from the coding sequence ATGAAATTTGGATGGGTTAATGTTATTGGAGATAACTGGGAAGATAAAAAAGAGATTGTAAAGATGGCTTTGGAGTCATCAATTCCTGTAGTTGTTGCTGAGCCAGAAGATATTGAAAAAATTAAAGAGCTTGGAAATATTAATGTAGCTTCACATAGCTTAGATGCAGATATTGTTTTAGTAAATAAGGATGACAACATAGAGTTTTTAAAAGAAGCTAAAAACTTAGGGAAAGAAACTGCAGTATATATACCAATAGAATCAAAGGAAGATGAAGAATTTGCTTCAGAGGTTGCAAGGTTTGGTTTTGTTGATAATATTATCTTAGAAGGAAGAGATTGGACAATCATTCCATTGGAAAACTTAATAGCTGATTTATTTAATAGAGATGTTAAAATTATAGCAAGTGTTGATTCAGTTGGTGAGGCAAAGGTAGCTTATGAGATATTGGAGAAAGGGACTGATGGAGTTTTATTAAATCCAAAAAACTTAGAGGATATAAAGGAGTTGTCAAAATTAATTGAAGAGATGAATAAAGAGAAAGTGGCTTTAGATGTAGCAACAATAACAAGAGTTGAGCCAATAGGTAGTGGAGATAGGGTTTGTATAGACACTTGCTCATTAATGGAGATAGGAGAAGGAATGCTAATTGGCTCTTACTCAAGAGGATTATTTTTAGTTCATTCTGAAACTGTAGAAAACCCTTACGTAGCTACAAGACCATTCAGAGTTAATGCAGGGCCTGTTCATGCTTATATTTTATGCCCAGGGAATAAAACAAAATATTTAAGTGAGTTAAAGGCAGGAGATAAAGTTTTAATTGTTGATAAGGATGGAAATGCAAGAGAGGCAATAGTTGGCAGGGTAAAGATTGAGAGAAGACCATTGATATTAATTGAGGCTGAGTATAAAGGAGATATTATTAGAACTATATTACAGAATGCTGAGACTATAAGGTTAGTTAATGAAAAAGGAGAGCCGGTTTCTGTTGTTGATTTAAAACCAGGAGACAAAGTTTTAATAAAACCAGAGGAATATGCAAGACATTTTGGGATGGCAATAAAAGAGACAATCATTGAAAAATGA
- the hxlB gene encoding 6-phospho-3-hexuloisomerase, protein MDELEVIAHNLSILKRFYTDDEWKEKLNSLVNRIIKAKKIFVFGVGRSGYIGRCFAMRLMHLGFKSYFVGETTTPSYEKDDLLILISGSGKTESVLTVVKKAKKINNNIVAIVCECGIIVEFAELTIPLEVKKSKYLPMGTTFEETALIFLDLVIAEVMKRLNLDESEIIKRHCNLL, encoded by the coding sequence TTGGATGAACTGGAAGTTATAGCTCACAACCTATCAATATTAAAAAGATTCTATACTGATGATGAATGGAAAGAAAAACTGAATTCTTTAGTAAATAGGATTATAAAAGCTAAAAAAATCTTTGTTTTTGGTGTTGGAAGAAGTGGATATATTGGAAGATGTTTTGCTATGAGATTAATGCATCTTGGCTTTAAATCCTATTTTGTTGGAGAGACAACAACCCCGTCCTACGAAAAAGACGACTTACTAATTTTAATATCGGGTAGTGGGAAAACGGAAAGTGTTTTAACAGTTGTTAAAAAGGCAAAGAAGATAAATAATAATATTGTTGCAATTGTATGTGAATGTGGGATTATAGTGGAGTTTGCTGAGCTGACAATTCCATTAGAGGTTAAAAAATCAAAATATTTGCCAATGGGAACTACTTTTGAAGAAACAGCTTTAATATTCTTAGATTTGGTTATAGCTGAGGTTATGAAGAGGTTAAATTTGGATGAAAGTGAAATAATAAAACGCCACTGTAATTTATTATGA
- the sucD gene encoding succinate--CoA ligase subunit alpha, with protein sequence MILLDENTRAIVQGITGKQGSFHTKKMLDCGTKIVGGVTPGKGGQNVHGVPVFDTVKEAVEETDANASVIFVPAPFAKDAVFEAIDAGIDLIVVITEHIPVHDTMEFVNYAEDVGVKIIGPNTPGIASPKVGKLGIIPMEVLQEGSVGMVSRSGTLTYEIAHQIKKAGFGVSTCVGIGGDPIVGLRYKEVLDLFEKDDETEAIVMIGEIGGGAEEEASKFIEKMKKPVIGYIAGQSAPEGKRMGHAGAIVEKGKGTAESKMKALEEAGAYVARNISDIPKLLAEILKE encoded by the coding sequence ATGATTTTATTGGATGAAAATACAAGAGCAATAGTTCAAGGAATTACTGGAAAGCAGGGAAGTTTTCATACAAAGAAGATGTTAGATTGTGGAACTAAAATTGTTGGAGGAGTTACACCAGGAAAAGGAGGGCAGAACGTTCATGGAGTTCCTGTTTTTGATACAGTTAAAGAAGCTGTTGAAGAGACAGATGCCAACGCATCAGTAATTTTTGTTCCAGCTCCATTTGCTAAGGATGCTGTTTTTGAGGCAATAGATGCGGGAATTGATTTGATAGTTGTTATTACTGAGCACATCCCAGTCCATGATACGATGGAATTTGTAAATTACGCTGAAGATGTTGGAGTTAAGATTATAGGACCAAATACACCTGGTATTGCTTCACCAAAAGTTGGAAAGTTAGGAATTATACCAATGGAGGTTCTGCAGGAAGGAAGTGTAGGAATGGTTTCAAGAAGTGGGACACTAACTTATGAAATAGCCCACCAAATAAAAAAAGCTGGATTTGGAGTTTCAACTTGTGTAGGGATTGGAGGAGACCCAATAGTTGGGCTTAGATATAAAGAAGTTTTGGATTTATTTGAAAAGGATGATGAGACAGAAGCTATTGTTATGATTGGAGAGATTGGTGGAGGGGCTGAAGAAGAGGCAAGTAAATTTATAGAAAAGATGAAAAAACCTGTTATTGGTTATATTGCTGGGCAGTCAGCCCCAGAAGGAAAAAGAATGGGTCATGCTGGAGCTATAGTTGAAAAAGGAAAAGGTACTGCTGAAAGTAAGATGAAAGCTTTAGAAGAAGCAGGTGCTTATGTAGCAAGAAATATATCCGATATTCCAAAATTATTGGCAGAGATTTTAAAAGAGTAA
- a CDS encoding DUF4352 domain-containing protein, giving the protein MKSLIILGVSLIILLFVGVNVSNFLYKTFYGKDIENITIYMDEDSIKEIHLKIGEPVESSKIKMSVKEIYRTQKVKGNMGYRKIKDNETFIIVKVRVDNLREDSSYYISNMDFFLVDENGKKYDCEMNVLDVKDVLTITTIPPRRYVEGYIIYKVPKDIKTVKITYNFRNIQNIFDSYKAVWEINMSDIPYIEEFPQNTRN; this is encoded by the coding sequence TTGAAATCTCTAATAATATTGGGAGTATCACTAATTATATTATTATTTGTGGGGGTAAATGTATCAAATTTTTTATATAAAACCTTCTATGGAAAAGATATAGAAAACATAACCATCTATATGGATGAAGATTCTATAAAAGAGATACATCTAAAAATTGGTGAACCTGTTGAATCATCCAAAATTAAAATGTCAGTAAAAGAAATATATAGAACCCAAAAAGTTAAAGGAAATATGGGTTATAGAAAAATAAAGGACAATGAAACTTTCATTATAGTAAAAGTTAGAGTAGATAACTTAAGAGAGGATTCATCTTACTACATTTCAAACATGGACTTCTTTTTAGTTGATGAAAATGGTAAAAAATATGATTGTGAAATGAATGTGCTTGATGTTAAAGATGTGCTTACAATCACCACAATACCTCCACGCAGATATGTAGAGGGTTATATAATCTACAAAGTCCCAAAGGATATAAAAACAGTAAAAATAACATACAATTTCAGAAATATTCAAAATATTTTTGATTCATACAAAGCAGTTTGGGAAATAAACATGTCAGATATACCATATATTGAAGAATTTCCTCAAAATACGAGAAATTAA
- a CDS encoding MJ1244 family protein, giving the protein MTERVLFKLLVEEKNVGKAINIMTLVGITGFFLHKYRGISLDKFKKLSKKDLENIKKVYEIIDKESNKAVIVGTVVRKEKAKKIEELLKEKLGNEKWTVMKIPILKVKVHRV; this is encoded by the coding sequence ATGACAGAGAGAGTTTTATTTAAATTATTGGTTGAAGAAAAAAATGTTGGTAAAGCAATAAATATCATGACCTTAGTAGGAATTACAGGATTTTTCTTACATAAATATAGAGGAATATCTTTAGACAAGTTCAAAAAACTAAGTAAAAAAGATTTAGAGAATATTAAGAAAGTCTACGAAATTATCGATAAAGAATCTAATAAAGCTGTCATAGTAGGAACAGTGGTTAGAAAGGAAAAAGCTAAAAAAATAGAAGAGCTATTAAAAGAAAAATTGGGTAATGAGAAATGGACAGTAATGAAAATTCCAATATTGAAGGTTAAAGTTCATAGAGTTTAA
- a CDS encoding MJ1244 family protein, whose translation MKVLLYLFVESENVGKAINALSEGGITGFFLYDYKGMSPQDWQGFLLDEDPEMAIKAVSDLAQNAVLIGTVVNENKLMEIEKIIDEKLADCKYTIIEIPIEGIIVNMP comes from the coding sequence ATGAAAGTTCTTCTATATTTGTTTGTTGAAAGTGAAAATGTTGGAAAAGCAATAAATGCTTTATCAGAAGGAGGAATAACAGGATTTTTCTTATATGATTATAAAGGTATGTCACCTCAAGATTGGCAGGGATTTTTGTTGGATGAAGACCCAGAAATGGCTATAAAAGCTGTTAGCGATTTAGCACAAAATGCTGTGTTAATTGGAACTGTTGTTAATGAAAATAAACTTATGGAGATTGAAAAAATAATCGATGAAAAATTAGCTGACTGCAAATATACAATAATTGAAATCCCTATTGAAGGGATAATAGTGAATATGCCTTAA
- a CDS encoding DUF134 domain-containing protein, protein MSRRGRPKIPRFISEEPKFRVFKPQGIPVGDLDKVILTVDELEAIRLVDYLDYTQEEAAKLMGISRRVLWSLLTEGRRKIADALINGKAIIIEGGEYKIRECDFCMRHRFGIKKHCRTLDGEEL, encoded by the coding sequence ATGAGTAGAAGAGGAAGACCAAAAATACCAAGATTTATATCTGAAGAACCAAAATTTAGAGTATTTAAACCACAAGGAATCCCTGTTGGAGATTTAGATAAAGTTATATTAACTGTAGATGAATTAGAAGCCATAAGGTTAGTTGATTATCTTGATTATACTCAAGAAGAAGCCGCTAAATTGATGGGCATTTCAAGGAGAGTTTTGTGGAGCTTATTAACAGAAGGTAGAAGAAAGATAGCCGATGCTCTAATAAATGGAAAGGCAATAATTATTGAGGGTGGAGAATACAAAATTAGAGAATGTGATTTCTGTATGAGGCATAGATTTGGAATAAAAAAGCATTGTAGAACTTTAGACGGTGAGGAACTATGA
- the atwA gene encoding methyl coenzyme M reductase system, component A2, giving the protein MILLEVKNVSKKFGDKVVLKNISFTLEEGESLGILGKSGAGKSVLLHMLRGMDGYEPTEGQIIYHVSYCEKCGYVDVPSKAGTPCKKCGEELKKIEVDFWNDKKYTYNLKRKIAIMLQRTFALYGEKSVLENILEALHQAGYEGKEAIDMALKLIKMVKLEHRITHIARDLSGGEKQRVVLARQIAKEPFIFLADEPTGTLDPQTAKLVHSALKDLVIKNKISLILTSHWPEVIAELTEKAVWLEKGEVIMEGTSEEVVNKFMETVKEFKKPDVEIEIKEDIIKLENISKHYCSVERGVVKAVDGVTLNIREKEIFGLVGTSGAGKTTLAKIIAAVLPPSKGKYWFRLGDEWVDMTQPGLTGRGRAKRYIGILFQEYALYPHRTILQNLTEAIGLELPDEFARMKAVYTLTSVGFSEEEAEEILDKYPHELSVGERHRCALAQVLIKEPRVVILDEPTGTMDPITRNTVAESIHKSRAELEQTYIIVSHDMDFVLNVCDRAGLMRNGKLIKVGKPEEIVALLTEEEKQEMFGQK; this is encoded by the coding sequence ATGATACTATTGGAAGTTAAAAATGTCTCAAAAAAATTTGGTGATAAGGTAGTTTTAAAGAACATATCATTTACATTGGAAGAAGGAGAATCATTAGGGATTTTGGGGAAGAGTGGAGCTGGAAAATCAGTTTTATTACATATGTTAAGAGGAATGGATGGATATGAACCAACTGAAGGGCAAATAATTTATCATGTCTCTTATTGCGAAAAATGTGGTTATGTAGATGTTCCTTCAAAGGCAGGAACCCCATGTAAAAAGTGTGGAGAAGAGCTTAAAAAAATAGAAGTAGATTTTTGGAATGATAAAAAATACACCTATAATTTAAAAAGAAAAATTGCTATAATGCTTCAGAGAACTTTCGCTTTATATGGAGAAAAATCAGTTCTTGAAAACATCTTAGAAGCTTTACATCAAGCTGGCTATGAAGGAAAAGAAGCTATTGATATGGCATTGAAATTAATTAAGATGGTTAAGTTAGAGCATAGAATAACCCACATTGCAAGAGATTTAAGTGGGGGAGAAAAGCAGAGAGTAGTTTTAGCAAGGCAAATAGCTAAAGAGCCATTTATATTTTTAGCTGATGAGCCAACTGGAACTTTAGACCCTCAAACTGCTAAATTAGTTCACTCAGCTTTAAAAGACCTCGTTATTAAAAATAAGATAAGCTTAATTTTAACATCTCACTGGCCAGAAGTTATTGCTGAACTAACTGAAAAAGCAGTTTGGTTAGAGAAAGGAGAAGTTATAATGGAAGGTACTTCAGAGGAGGTTGTTAATAAATTCATGGAAACAGTTAAAGAGTTTAAAAAACCTGATGTAGAGATTGAGATTAAAGAAGATATTATAAAATTAGAAAATATTTCAAAGCATTACTGTTCTGTTGAGAGAGGGGTTGTTAAAGCAGTTGATGGAGTAACATTAAACATTAGAGAGAAAGAAATCTTTGGTTTAGTTGGAACTAGTGGGGCTGGAAAGACAACATTAGCAAAGATTATTGCCGCTGTATTACCACCTTCAAAAGGAAAGTATTGGTTTAGATTAGGGGATGAATGGGTTGATATGACTCAACCAGGACTCACTGGAAGAGGAAGAGCTAAAAGATATATTGGTATATTGTTCCAAGAATATGCTCTCTATCCACATAGAACTATATTGCAAAACTTAACAGAGGCAATAGGTTTAGAACTTCCAGATGAATTTGCAAGAATGAAGGCAGTTTATACACTAACATCTGTTGGATTTAGTGAAGAAGAAGCAGAGGAAATTTTAGATAAGTATCCTCATGAGTTGAGTGTTGGAGAAAGGCATAGATGTGCTTTAGCCCAAGTTTTAATAAAAGAGCCAAGAGTTGTTATCTTAGATGAACCAACAGGGACAATGGACCCAATAACAAGAAATACAGTTGCTGAATCAATTCATAAATCAAGGGCTGAGTTAGAGCAAACCTACATTATTGTCTCACACGATATGGATTTTGTATTGAATGTTTGTGATAGAGCGGGATTGATGAGAAACGGTAAGTTAATTAAAGTTGGTAAGCCAGAGGAAATTGTTGCCTTATTAACTGAGGAGGAGAAGCAAGAGATGTTTGGGCAGAAATAA
- the proS gene encoding proline--tRNA ligase, giving the protein MEFSEWYSDILEKAEIYDVRYPIKGCGVYLPYGFKIRRYTFEIIRNLLDESGHDEALFPMLIPEDLLAKEGEHIKGFEDEVYWVTHGGKTPLDVKLALRPTSETSIYYMMKLWVKVHTDLPIKIYQIVNTFRYETKHTRPLIRLREIMTFKEAHTAHSTKEEAEKQVKEAISIYKKFFDTLGIPYLISKRPEWDKFPGAEYTMAFDTIFPDGRTMQIATVHNLGQNFSKTFEIIFETPTGDKDYAYQTCYGISDRVIASIIAIHGDEKGLVLPPIVAPIQIVIVPLIFKGKEKEVNEKAKELYEKLKGKFRVHIDDRDIRPGRKFNDWEIKGVPLRIEVGPKDIENKKITLFRRDTMEKFQVDETQLEEVIEKTLNNIMENIKNRAWEKFENFITVLEDINPDEIKKILSEKRGVILIPFKEEIYNEELEEKVEATILGETEYKGNKYIAIAKTY; this is encoded by the coding sequence TTGGAATTTTCAGAATGGTATTCAGATATATTAGAAAAAGCTGAAATTTATGATGTTAGATATCCAATAAAGGGTTGTGGAGTTTATTTACCTTATGGATTTAAAATAAGAAGATATACATTTGAAATAATAAGAAATTTGTTAGATGAAAGTGGGCACGATGAAGCTTTATTCCCAATGTTAATTCCAGAGGATTTGTTAGCTAAAGAAGGAGAGCATATAAAAGGATTTGAAGATGAGGTTTATTGGGTAACTCATGGAGGAAAAACACCATTGGATGTTAAATTAGCTTTAAGACCTACATCTGAAACCTCTATCTATTATATGATGAAACTTTGGGTTAAGGTTCATACAGATTTGCCAATAAAAATCTATCAAATAGTAAATACATTTAGGTATGAAACAAAACACACAAGACCTTTAATTAGATTAAGAGAGATAATGACATTTAAAGAAGCTCATACAGCACATTCAACAAAAGAAGAGGCAGAAAAGCAAGTTAAAGAAGCAATATCTATCTATAAAAAATTCTTTGATACTTTAGGCATCCCATACTTAATTTCAAAAAGACCTGAGTGGGATAAGTTTCCAGGGGCAGAATATACAATGGCCTTTGATACAATATTCCCAGATGGTAGAACAATGCAGATAGCAACAGTTCATAACTTAGGGCAGAACTTCTCAAAAACATTTGAAATTATATTTGAGACACCTACTGGAGATAAAGATTATGCTTATCAAACATGTTATGGAATCTCTGATAGGGTTATTGCCTCAATTATAGCAATACATGGAGATGAGAAAGGTTTAGTTCTACCACCAATAGTAGCACCAATTCAAATAGTTATTGTCCCATTAATTTTCAAAGGAAAAGAAAAAGAAGTTAATGAAAAAGCTAAAGAGTTATATGAGAAATTAAAAGGTAAGTTTAGAGTCCATATAGATGATAGAGATATAAGACCTGGAAGGAAGTTCAACGATTGGGAAATAAAAGGTGTTCCATTGAGAATTGAAGTTGGACCAAAGGATATTGAGAATAAAAAGATAACCTTATTTAGAAGAGATACAATGGAGAAGTTCCAAGTTGATGAAACCCAATTAGAGGAGGTTATAGAAAAAACTTTAAATAATATTATGGAAAACATTAAGAATAGAGCATGGGAAAAATTCGAAAACTTTATAACTGTCCTTGAAGATATAAATCCTGATGAAATTAAAAAAATACTATCTGAAAAGAGGGGGGTAATTTTAATTCCATTTAAGGAAGAGATATACAATGAAGAACTTGAAGAGAAAGTAGAAGCGACTATTTTAGGAGAGACAGAATATAAAGGTAATAAATATATAGCAATAGCTAAAACCTACTAA
- the psmB gene encoding archaeal proteasome endopeptidase complex subunit beta: MDAMKGTTTVGLICDDAVILATDKRASLGNLIADKNAKKLYKIDDYIALTIAGSVGDAQAIIRLLTAEAKLYKMRTGKNISPLACATLLSNILHSSRYFPFLTQIIIGGYDLLEGAKLFSLDPLGGMNEEKTFTATGSGSPIAYGVLEAGYDKDMPVEEGIKLAIKALKSAMERDTFSGNGISLAVITKEGVKIFEDEEIEKILDSMKSKSKKKTTKRSRRKSK, translated from the coding sequence ATGGATGCTATGAAAGGAACAACTACTGTTGGTTTAATCTGCGATGATGCAGTAATTTTAGCGACCGATAAAAGAGCGTCATTAGGTAATTTAATAGCTGACAAAAATGCAAAGAAATTATACAAAATTGATGATTATATAGCATTAACAATAGCGGGAAGTGTTGGAGATGCTCAGGCAATAATTAGGCTTTTAACTGCCGAGGCAAAACTATATAAAATGAGAACTGGAAAAAATATTTCTCCATTGGCATGTGCCACCCTATTAAGTAATATATTACACTCAAGCAGATACTTCCCTTTTTTAACCCAAATAATTATTGGTGGCTATGATTTATTAGAAGGGGCTAAATTATTTTCATTAGACCCATTAGGAGGAATGAATGAAGAGAAAACATTTACTGCAACAGGTTCAGGTTCCCCAATAGCATATGGGGTTTTAGAAGCTGGATATGATAAAGATATGCCCGTTGAGGAAGGAATAAAATTAGCTATAAAAGCATTAAAATCAGCAATGGAGAGAGATACATTTTCAGGAAATGGTATATCATTAGCTGTTATAACAAAAGAAGGAGTTAAGATATTTGAAGATGAAGAAATTGAAAAAATTTTAGATAGTATGAAATCAAAATCTAAGAAAAAAACCACAAAAAGAAGTAGAAGAAAAAGTAAATAA